One window of Athalia rosae chromosome 4, iyAthRosa1.1, whole genome shotgun sequence genomic DNA carries:
- the LOC105684267 gene encoding histone-lysine N-methyltransferase MECOM-like isoform X4, whose translation MIFEKKRSSDEGEAPGGAGGGGGGGGSGGGEDTDLEENLAGPNSNPIYRDLKPLHATSAHDVPQEYPQTRPAYQQEFPATAMDRQHYDKQPLPLVREDELKPWAYEKQERREYARAVDLYRGEYRDMIKQESRESMKDTSPREWISPVPEVEIGRSPLSGPLVRARRDIARGSRFGPFLGKWASEPFNPHYAWEVRIAGNGVRGWLDASHEASNWLKYVRSTTSPHAVNMRHVLIGGQMVYEAIRDIAASEELLLGLREPLQLQDMLGENTAEDRSDRETASQHSETIDEDREEEEEGDTRCTVCDKPFQDIELLDGHLVTCHRYPAEQYRCETCPRGYAWRPLLVRHRAIVHGDLRKYPCENCPKVFTDPSNLQRHIRTHHVGARSHACPECGKTFATSSGLKQHTHIHSSVKPFQCEVCFKAYTQFSNLCRHKRMHANCRTQIKCGKCGKSFSTVTALTKHKRFCDSTAATGPPGAMPQLPPSGASPFLVYPRPPGSLPGSLSFYPPNLMGPYPGIFPNASNFMNSSLLFPPKMEELEKRCESPKKERFTPPRVPSHHNKVSPSTAEEATSTFRPSPARPPVQPTPESDEEPTSKQRQQRAEKHTEAEAMDMSGDQPLDLRVETRRHQTPSIAESHSPSPVPVVEEIPPEPPRRVKEEERVEVKVKDLSPARSIVEQPPTNPPPHMAYPRPIHPMFLEAMYRAPSGTFPGFPGGPPPGGGPESRLLPLPPPFGPTRSSFPFLGPLANGLSGGRPGSFDLLARPPLSAFPGMKPFQEVISHHHHHHHHAHGKMKDRYSCKFCGKVFPRSANLTRHLRTHTGEQPYKCKYCERSFSISSNLQRHVRNIHNKEKPFKCPLCERCFGQQTNLDRHLKKHEADDGSGVVSVADSPGSSNENEREDTYFDEIRSFMGKVSEGDGYGIPHPYPAYLPGRLHDLHEPKTENEYDDDDESEEGNAPLEDADAMSPMEPKGSPPPPYELVIRDKQELLNNNTAEPVIEIST comes from the exons GAAGTAGCGACGAGGGCGAGGCACCCGGTGGAGCGGGAGGAggcggcggaggaggaggcaGCGGGGGAGGCGAGGACACGGACCTCGAGGAGAATTTAGCCGGTCCGAACAGCAACCCCATTTATCGGGACCTCAAACCACTCCACGCGACCAGCGCCCACGACGTTCCTCAGGAGTATCCGCAGACCAGACCGGCCTACCAACAGGAGTTTCCCGCCACCGCGATGGACAGACAACATTACGACAAACAACCGCTACCCCTCGTCAGGGAGGACGAACTCAAACCTTGGGCGTACGAGAAACAGGAGCGGAGGGAGTACGCCCGTGCGGTTGACCTCTATCGCGGAGAGTACC GTGACATGATAAAGCAGGAATCCAGGGAGTCCATGAAGGACACGTCCCCCCGGGAGTGGATATCGCCGGTCCCCGAGGTAGAGATCGGACGATCGCCGTTGAGCGGTCCGCTGGTCAGAGCGAGGCGCGACATAGCGAGGGGCTCGCGGTTCGGACCCTTCCTCGGCAAATGGGCCAGCGAACCCTTCAATCCTCATTACGCGTGGGAG GTACGCATCGCCGGTAACGGAGTGAGGGGTTGGCTCGACGCATCTCACGAGGCAAGCAATTGGCTAAAATACGTGAGGAGTACGACGAGTCCGCACGCGGTGAACATGCGCCACGTTCTGATCGGTGGCCAG ATGGTGTACGAAGCCATTAGAGACATAGCGGCCAGCGAAGAACTCCTCCTCGGTCTGAGGGAGCCACTTCAGCTGCAGGACATGCTCGGCGAAAATACCGCGGAGGATAGAAGCGACAGGGAAACCG ccTCTCAGCACAGCGAAACTATCGACGAGGacagagaggaggaggaagaaggtGACACAAGGTGCACCGTCTGCGACAAACCGTTCCAGGATATCGAATT ACTCGACGGACATCTGGTCACCTGCCACAGGTATCCCGCCGAACAATACAGGTGCGAGACGTGTCCGAGGGGGTACGCGTGGAGACCGCTGCTCGTTCGTCACCGAGCCATAGTTCACGGGGACTTGAGAAAATACCCATGCGAAAATTGCCCGAAG GTGTTCACTGATCCCTCAAATCTCCAGCGCCACATTAGAACGCACCACGTTGGCGCCAGAAGTCACGCCTGTCCGGAGTGTGGAAAGACCTTCGCCACCAGTTCCGGTCTGAAACAGCACACCCACATACACAGCAGCGTAAAACCCTTCCAATGCGAGGTCTGCTTCAAGGCCTACACCCAGTTCTCTAACCTCTGCAGACACAAGCGAATGCACGCCAACTGTCGCACTCAGATAAAGTGCGGTAAATGTGGAAAGTCATTCAGTACGGTAACGGCGCTCACTAAGCATAAACGATTCTGCGATTCGACCGCCGCGACCGGACCACCGGGAGCCATGCCTCAGCTTCCTCCTTCCGGGGCAAGTCCGTTCTTGGTTTATCCGAGACCTCCCGGATCGCTTCCCGGTTCCCTGTCGTTTTACCCGCCGAATCTGATGGGTCCGTATCCAGGGATATTTCCGAACGCCTCGAACTTCATGAACAGCTCGTTGCTCTTCCCACCGAAGATGGAGGAGCTCGAGAAGCGTTGCGAAAGTCCCAAGAAAGAGCGTTTCACACCTCCGCGCGTCCCATCGCACCACAACAAAGTTTCACCCTCGACCGCGGAAGAGGCGACCTCGACGTTCAGGCCTTCCCCGGCGAGACCCCCGGTTCAACCGACCCCCGAAAGTGACGAGGAGCCGACGTCGAAGCAGAGGCAGCAGAGAGCCGAAAAACACACCGAGGCGGAGGCGATGGACATGTCGGGCGACCAGCCGCTCGATCTCAGAGTCGAAACTCGCAGACACCAGACGCCCAGCATCGCCGAAAGTCACAGTCCGTCGCCGGTGCCGGTCGTCGAGGAAATTCCACCGGAACCACCGAGAAGAGTGAAGGAGGAAGAACGCGTCGAGGTCAAAGTCAAGGATCTCAGCCCGGCCCGCAGCATAGTGGAACAACCCCCGACGAATCCACCCCCTCACATGGCGTATCCCAGGCCGATCCACCCCATGTTCCTGGAAGCGATGTACCGCGCACCCTCCGGAACTTTTCCCGGTTTTCCGGGAGGACCTCCACCCGGCGGAGGACCCGAATCTAGGCTCCTACCGCTACCTCCGCCCTTCGGACCGACCCGCAGTAGCTTTCCTTTTTTAGGACCACTGGCGAACGGGTTGAGCGGTGGTAGACCGGGTAGTTTCGATCTCCTTGCTCGTCCGCCGCTCAGCGCGTTCCCCGGTATGAAGCCATTTCAAGAGGTGATAtcccaccaccatcaccaccaccaccacgctCACGGTAAAATGAAAGATCGATATTCCTGCAAATTTTGTGGCAAGGTATTCCCCAGATCGGCGAACTTGACGAGACACTTACGTACGCACACCGGCGAGCAACCTTACAAATGCAAATACTGCGAGAGATCGTTCAGCATTTCGAGTAACCTTCAACGTCACGTGCGGAACATTCACAACAAAGAGAAACCGTTCAAGTGTCCGTTGTGCGAACGATGCTTCGGTCAGCAGACAAACTTGGACCGCCATTTGAAGAAGCATGAAGCGGACGACGGGAGCGGCGTAGTCTCGGTCGCCGATTCGCCCGGTAGCAGCAACGAGAACGAGAGGGAGGACACGTATTTCGACGAGATTCGTTCGTTCATGGGAAAAGTATCGGAAGGTGACGGTTACGGTATTCCGCACCCTTACCCGGCGTATCTGCCCGGTCGTCTCCACGATCTCCACGAGCCAAAAACCGAGAACgagtacgacgacgacgacgaaagcgAAGAGGGAAACGCGCCCCTCGAAGATGCAGACGCCATGTCTCCGATGGAACCGAAAGGATCACCGCCTCCGCCGTACGAGTTGGTGATAAGGGATAAGCAGGAATTGCTCAACAATAACACGGCGGAGCCAGTGATAGAGATATCGACATAG
- the LOC105684267 gene encoding histone-lysine N-methyltransferase MECOM-like isoform X3 has translation MNGFGRTSPMVDLKMSGGSSDEGEAPGGAGGGGGGGGSGGGEDTDLEENLAGPNSNPIYRDLKPLHATSAHDVPQEYPQTRPAYQQEFPATAMDRQHYDKQPLPLVREDELKPWAYEKQERREYARAVDLYRGEYRDMIKQESRESMKDTSPREWISPVPEVEIGRSPLSGPLVRARRDIARGSRFGPFLGKWASEPFNPHYAWEVRIAGNGVRGWLDASHEASNWLKYVRSTTSPHAVNMRHVLIGGQMVYEAIRDIAASEELLLGLREPLQLQDMLGENTAEDRSDRETASQHSETIDEDREEEEEGDTRCTVCDKPFQDIELLDGHLVTCHRYPAEQYRCETCPRGYAWRPLLVRHRAIVHGDLRKYPCENCPKRHIRTHHVGARSHACPECGKTFATSSGLKQHTHIHSSVKPFQCEVCFKAYTQFSNLCRHKRMHANCRTQIKCGKCGKSFSTVTALTKHKRFCDSTAATGPPGAMPQLPPSGASPFLVYPRPPGSLPGSLSFYPPNLMGPYPGIFPNASNFMNSSLLFPPKMEELEKRCESPKKERFTPPRVPSHHNKVSPSTAEEATSTFRPSPARPPVQPTPESDEEPTSKQRQQRAEKHTEAEAMDMSGDQPLDLRVETRRHQTPSIAESHSPSPVPVVEEIPPEPPRRVKEEERVEVKVKDLSPARSIVEQPPTNPPPHMAYPRPIHPMFLEAMYRAPSGTFPGFPGGPPPGGGPESRLLPLPPPFGPTRSSFPFLGPLANGLSGGRPGSFDLLARPPLSAFPGMKPFQEVISHHHHHHHHAHGKMKDRYSCKFCGKVFPRSANLTRHLRTHTGEQPYKCKYCERSFSISSNLQRHVRNIHNKEKPFKCPLCERCFGQQTNLDRHLKKHEADDGSGVVSVADSPGSSNENEREDTYFDEIRSFMGKVSEGDGYGIPHPYPAYLPGRLHDLHEPKTENEYDDDDESEEGNAPLEDADAMSPMEPKGSPPPPYELVIRDKQELLNNNTAEPVIEIST, from the exons ATGAACGGCTTCGGTCGTACTTCGCCGATGGTTGACTTAAAGATGAGCGGTG GAAGTAGCGACGAGGGCGAGGCACCCGGTGGAGCGGGAGGAggcggcggaggaggaggcaGCGGGGGAGGCGAGGACACGGACCTCGAGGAGAATTTAGCCGGTCCGAACAGCAACCCCATTTATCGGGACCTCAAACCACTCCACGCGACCAGCGCCCACGACGTTCCTCAGGAGTATCCGCAGACCAGACCGGCCTACCAACAGGAGTTTCCCGCCACCGCGATGGACAGACAACATTACGACAAACAACCGCTACCCCTCGTCAGGGAGGACGAACTCAAACCTTGGGCGTACGAGAAACAGGAGCGGAGGGAGTACGCCCGTGCGGTTGACCTCTATCGCGGAGAGTACC GTGACATGATAAAGCAGGAATCCAGGGAGTCCATGAAGGACACGTCCCCCCGGGAGTGGATATCGCCGGTCCCCGAGGTAGAGATCGGACGATCGCCGTTGAGCGGTCCGCTGGTCAGAGCGAGGCGCGACATAGCGAGGGGCTCGCGGTTCGGACCCTTCCTCGGCAAATGGGCCAGCGAACCCTTCAATCCTCATTACGCGTGGGAG GTACGCATCGCCGGTAACGGAGTGAGGGGTTGGCTCGACGCATCTCACGAGGCAAGCAATTGGCTAAAATACGTGAGGAGTACGACGAGTCCGCACGCGGTGAACATGCGCCACGTTCTGATCGGTGGCCAG ATGGTGTACGAAGCCATTAGAGACATAGCGGCCAGCGAAGAACTCCTCCTCGGTCTGAGGGAGCCACTTCAGCTGCAGGACATGCTCGGCGAAAATACCGCGGAGGATAGAAGCGACAGGGAAACCG ccTCTCAGCACAGCGAAACTATCGACGAGGacagagaggaggaggaagaaggtGACACAAGGTGCACCGTCTGCGACAAACCGTTCCAGGATATCGAATT ACTCGACGGACATCTGGTCACCTGCCACAGGTATCCCGCCGAACAATACAGGTGCGAGACGTGTCCGAGGGGGTACGCGTGGAGACCGCTGCTCGTTCGTCACCGAGCCATAGTTCACGGGGACTTGAGAAAATACCCATGCGAAAATTGCCCGAAG CGCCACATTAGAACGCACCACGTTGGCGCCAGAAGTCACGCCTGTCCGGAGTGTGGAAAGACCTTCGCCACCAGTTCCGGTCTGAAACAGCACACCCACATACACAGCAGCGTAAAACCCTTCCAATGCGAGGTCTGCTTCAAGGCCTACACCCAGTTCTCTAACCTCTGCAGACACAAGCGAATGCACGCCAACTGTCGCACTCAGATAAAGTGCGGTAAATGTGGAAAGTCATTCAGTACGGTAACGGCGCTCACTAAGCATAAACGATTCTGCGATTCGACCGCCGCGACCGGACCACCGGGAGCCATGCCTCAGCTTCCTCCTTCCGGGGCAAGTCCGTTCTTGGTTTATCCGAGACCTCCCGGATCGCTTCCCGGTTCCCTGTCGTTTTACCCGCCGAATCTGATGGGTCCGTATCCAGGGATATTTCCGAACGCCTCGAACTTCATGAACAGCTCGTTGCTCTTCCCACCGAAGATGGAGGAGCTCGAGAAGCGTTGCGAAAGTCCCAAGAAAGAGCGTTTCACACCTCCGCGCGTCCCATCGCACCACAACAAAGTTTCACCCTCGACCGCGGAAGAGGCGACCTCGACGTTCAGGCCTTCCCCGGCGAGACCCCCGGTTCAACCGACCCCCGAAAGTGACGAGGAGCCGACGTCGAAGCAGAGGCAGCAGAGAGCCGAAAAACACACCGAGGCGGAGGCGATGGACATGTCGGGCGACCAGCCGCTCGATCTCAGAGTCGAAACTCGCAGACACCAGACGCCCAGCATCGCCGAAAGTCACAGTCCGTCGCCGGTGCCGGTCGTCGAGGAAATTCCACCGGAACCACCGAGAAGAGTGAAGGAGGAAGAACGCGTCGAGGTCAAAGTCAAGGATCTCAGCCCGGCCCGCAGCATAGTGGAACAACCCCCGACGAATCCACCCCCTCACATGGCGTATCCCAGGCCGATCCACCCCATGTTCCTGGAAGCGATGTACCGCGCACCCTCCGGAACTTTTCCCGGTTTTCCGGGAGGACCTCCACCCGGCGGAGGACCCGAATCTAGGCTCCTACCGCTACCTCCGCCCTTCGGACCGACCCGCAGTAGCTTTCCTTTTTTAGGACCACTGGCGAACGGGTTGAGCGGTGGTAGACCGGGTAGTTTCGATCTCCTTGCTCGTCCGCCGCTCAGCGCGTTCCCCGGTATGAAGCCATTTCAAGAGGTGATAtcccaccaccatcaccaccaccaccacgctCACGGTAAAATGAAAGATCGATATTCCTGCAAATTTTGTGGCAAGGTATTCCCCAGATCGGCGAACTTGACGAGACACTTACGTACGCACACCGGCGAGCAACCTTACAAATGCAAATACTGCGAGAGATCGTTCAGCATTTCGAGTAACCTTCAACGTCACGTGCGGAACATTCACAACAAAGAGAAACCGTTCAAGTGTCCGTTGTGCGAACGATGCTTCGGTCAGCAGACAAACTTGGACCGCCATTTGAAGAAGCATGAAGCGGACGACGGGAGCGGCGTAGTCTCGGTCGCCGATTCGCCCGGTAGCAGCAACGAGAACGAGAGGGAGGACACGTATTTCGACGAGATTCGTTCGTTCATGGGAAAAGTATCGGAAGGTGACGGTTACGGTATTCCGCACCCTTACCCGGCGTATCTGCCCGGTCGTCTCCACGATCTCCACGAGCCAAAAACCGAGAACgagtacgacgacgacgacgaaagcgAAGAGGGAAACGCGCCCCTCGAAGATGCAGACGCCATGTCTCCGATGGAACCGAAAGGATCACCGCCTCCGCCGTACGAGTTGGTGATAAGGGATAAGCAGGAATTGCTCAACAATAACACGGCGGAGCCAGTGATAGAGATATCGACATAG
- the LOC105684267 gene encoding histone-lysine N-methyltransferase MECOM-like isoform X1 gives MNGFGRTSPMVDLKMSGGSSDEGEAPGGAGGGGGGGGSGGGEDTDLEENLAGPNSNPIYRDLKPLHATSAHDVPQEYPQTRPAYQQEFPATAMDRQHYDKQPLPLVREDELKPWAYEKQERREYARAVDLYRGEYRDMIKQESRESMKDTSPREWISPVPEVEIGRSPLSGPLVRARRDIARGSRFGPFLGKWASEPFNPHYAWEVRIAGNGVRGWLDASHEASNWLKYVRSTTSPHAVNMRHVLIGGQMVYEAIRDIAASEELLLGLREPLQLQDMLGENTAEDRSDRETASQHSETIDEDREEEEEGDTRCTVCDKPFQDIELLDGHLVTCHRYPAEQYRCETCPRGYAWRPLLVRHRAIVHGDLRKYPCENCPKVFTDPSNLQRHIRTHHVGARSHACPECGKTFATSSGLKQHTHIHSSVKPFQCEVCFKAYTQFSNLCRHKRMHANCRTQIKCGKCGKSFSTVTALTKHKRFCDSTAATGPPGAMPQLPPSGASPFLVYPRPPGSLPGSLSFYPPNLMGPYPGIFPNASNFMNSSLLFPPKMEELEKRCESPKKERFTPPRVPSHHNKVSPSTAEEATSTFRPSPARPPVQPTPESDEEPTSKQRQQRAEKHTEAEAMDMSGDQPLDLRVETRRHQTPSIAESHSPSPVPVVEEIPPEPPRRVKEEERVEVKVKDLSPARSIVEQPPTNPPPHMAYPRPIHPMFLEAMYRAPSGTFPGFPGGPPPGGGPESRLLPLPPPFGPTRSSFPFLGPLANGLSGGRPGSFDLLARPPLSAFPGMKPFQEVISHHHHHHHHAHGKMKDRYSCKFCGKVFPRSANLTRHLRTHTGEQPYKCKYCERSFSISSNLQRHVRNIHNKEKPFKCPLCERCFGQQTNLDRHLKKHEADDGSGVVSVADSPGSSNENEREDTYFDEIRSFMGKVSEGDGYGIPHPYPAYLPGRLHDLHEPKTENEYDDDDESEEGNAPLEDADAMSPMEPKGSPPPPYELVIRDKQELLNNNTAEPVIEIST, from the exons ATGAACGGCTTCGGTCGTACTTCGCCGATGGTTGACTTAAAGATGAGCGGTG GAAGTAGCGACGAGGGCGAGGCACCCGGTGGAGCGGGAGGAggcggcggaggaggaggcaGCGGGGGAGGCGAGGACACGGACCTCGAGGAGAATTTAGCCGGTCCGAACAGCAACCCCATTTATCGGGACCTCAAACCACTCCACGCGACCAGCGCCCACGACGTTCCTCAGGAGTATCCGCAGACCAGACCGGCCTACCAACAGGAGTTTCCCGCCACCGCGATGGACAGACAACATTACGACAAACAACCGCTACCCCTCGTCAGGGAGGACGAACTCAAACCTTGGGCGTACGAGAAACAGGAGCGGAGGGAGTACGCCCGTGCGGTTGACCTCTATCGCGGAGAGTACC GTGACATGATAAAGCAGGAATCCAGGGAGTCCATGAAGGACACGTCCCCCCGGGAGTGGATATCGCCGGTCCCCGAGGTAGAGATCGGACGATCGCCGTTGAGCGGTCCGCTGGTCAGAGCGAGGCGCGACATAGCGAGGGGCTCGCGGTTCGGACCCTTCCTCGGCAAATGGGCCAGCGAACCCTTCAATCCTCATTACGCGTGGGAG GTACGCATCGCCGGTAACGGAGTGAGGGGTTGGCTCGACGCATCTCACGAGGCAAGCAATTGGCTAAAATACGTGAGGAGTACGACGAGTCCGCACGCGGTGAACATGCGCCACGTTCTGATCGGTGGCCAG ATGGTGTACGAAGCCATTAGAGACATAGCGGCCAGCGAAGAACTCCTCCTCGGTCTGAGGGAGCCACTTCAGCTGCAGGACATGCTCGGCGAAAATACCGCGGAGGATAGAAGCGACAGGGAAACCG ccTCTCAGCACAGCGAAACTATCGACGAGGacagagaggaggaggaagaaggtGACACAAGGTGCACCGTCTGCGACAAACCGTTCCAGGATATCGAATT ACTCGACGGACATCTGGTCACCTGCCACAGGTATCCCGCCGAACAATACAGGTGCGAGACGTGTCCGAGGGGGTACGCGTGGAGACCGCTGCTCGTTCGTCACCGAGCCATAGTTCACGGGGACTTGAGAAAATACCCATGCGAAAATTGCCCGAAG GTGTTCACTGATCCCTCAAATCTCCAGCGCCACATTAGAACGCACCACGTTGGCGCCAGAAGTCACGCCTGTCCGGAGTGTGGAAAGACCTTCGCCACCAGTTCCGGTCTGAAACAGCACACCCACATACACAGCAGCGTAAAACCCTTCCAATGCGAGGTCTGCTTCAAGGCCTACACCCAGTTCTCTAACCTCTGCAGACACAAGCGAATGCACGCCAACTGTCGCACTCAGATAAAGTGCGGTAAATGTGGAAAGTCATTCAGTACGGTAACGGCGCTCACTAAGCATAAACGATTCTGCGATTCGACCGCCGCGACCGGACCACCGGGAGCCATGCCTCAGCTTCCTCCTTCCGGGGCAAGTCCGTTCTTGGTTTATCCGAGACCTCCCGGATCGCTTCCCGGTTCCCTGTCGTTTTACCCGCCGAATCTGATGGGTCCGTATCCAGGGATATTTCCGAACGCCTCGAACTTCATGAACAGCTCGTTGCTCTTCCCACCGAAGATGGAGGAGCTCGAGAAGCGTTGCGAAAGTCCCAAGAAAGAGCGTTTCACACCTCCGCGCGTCCCATCGCACCACAACAAAGTTTCACCCTCGACCGCGGAAGAGGCGACCTCGACGTTCAGGCCTTCCCCGGCGAGACCCCCGGTTCAACCGACCCCCGAAAGTGACGAGGAGCCGACGTCGAAGCAGAGGCAGCAGAGAGCCGAAAAACACACCGAGGCGGAGGCGATGGACATGTCGGGCGACCAGCCGCTCGATCTCAGAGTCGAAACTCGCAGACACCAGACGCCCAGCATCGCCGAAAGTCACAGTCCGTCGCCGGTGCCGGTCGTCGAGGAAATTCCACCGGAACCACCGAGAAGAGTGAAGGAGGAAGAACGCGTCGAGGTCAAAGTCAAGGATCTCAGCCCGGCCCGCAGCATAGTGGAACAACCCCCGACGAATCCACCCCCTCACATGGCGTATCCCAGGCCGATCCACCCCATGTTCCTGGAAGCGATGTACCGCGCACCCTCCGGAACTTTTCCCGGTTTTCCGGGAGGACCTCCACCCGGCGGAGGACCCGAATCTAGGCTCCTACCGCTACCTCCGCCCTTCGGACCGACCCGCAGTAGCTTTCCTTTTTTAGGACCACTGGCGAACGGGTTGAGCGGTGGTAGACCGGGTAGTTTCGATCTCCTTGCTCGTCCGCCGCTCAGCGCGTTCCCCGGTATGAAGCCATTTCAAGAGGTGATAtcccaccaccatcaccaccaccaccacgctCACGGTAAAATGAAAGATCGATATTCCTGCAAATTTTGTGGCAAGGTATTCCCCAGATCGGCGAACTTGACGAGACACTTACGTACGCACACCGGCGAGCAACCTTACAAATGCAAATACTGCGAGAGATCGTTCAGCATTTCGAGTAACCTTCAACGTCACGTGCGGAACATTCACAACAAAGAGAAACCGTTCAAGTGTCCGTTGTGCGAACGATGCTTCGGTCAGCAGACAAACTTGGACCGCCATTTGAAGAAGCATGAAGCGGACGACGGGAGCGGCGTAGTCTCGGTCGCCGATTCGCCCGGTAGCAGCAACGAGAACGAGAGGGAGGACACGTATTTCGACGAGATTCGTTCGTTCATGGGAAAAGTATCGGAAGGTGACGGTTACGGTATTCCGCACCCTTACCCGGCGTATCTGCCCGGTCGTCTCCACGATCTCCACGAGCCAAAAACCGAGAACgagtacgacgacgacgacgaaagcgAAGAGGGAAACGCGCCCCTCGAAGATGCAGACGCCATGTCTCCGATGGAACCGAAAGGATCACCGCCTCCGCCGTACGAGTTGGTGATAAGGGATAAGCAGGAATTGCTCAACAATAACACGGCGGAGCCAGTGATAGAGATATCGACATAG